The Qingrenia yutianensis sequence AAGCGACAGTTCCTTGCACCTCTCAACATAGGCTGTGAAATCATCGGCGGTCTCAGCATTGACGAACTGATAATATTTGAAGCTGTCGGGACTATCCGTATATACTACGGTTTTGAACACGGCAATTACTTCATAGGTCTGTCTGTCGGTCAGCGTATCAAAGGATACTGTTTTGTGCTTTTCCCAAAAGCTCTTGTCCTTGAATTTCATAAGACCGGCGAACATAGAGCCGTCGTTCATATGATGACCGTAGATGATGATATTGTCGCTTGGTAGCTCCATATCGCAGTTTTCCTGAACATAAGGACAGCCGTAGTCGGTGTATGCCTTATCAAAGCCGTGCTTCAGATAGAAGTTCGGGTTGTCCTTTGACTGCATAACGGGATAATTGATTTTTGTGTCCTCAACCTTAATCCAGCCGACCATATCGTTGTTTTGCAGATAAAGCTCCTGATACTCCGGGATAAAGGTCTTTTCTTCGGAGTAGTTCATCGGCTCTTTGGTTTCTTCAGGCTCGGTCTCCACCACCTCAATCAGATTGTCGTACATTTCCGCCTGCTTTGCAGAGTCGTAATAG is a genomic window containing:
- the srtB gene encoding class B sortase; protein product: MKNKIYIAIICAFSIVFAVSSGFLIKHYYDSAKQAEMYDNLIEVVETEPEETKEPMNYSEEKTFIPEYQELYLQNNDMVGWIKVEDTKINYPVMQSKDNPNFYLKHGFDKAYTDYGCPYVQENCDMELPSDNIIIYGHHMNDGSMFAGLMKFKDKSFWEKHKTVSFDTLTDRQTYEVIAVFKTVVYTDSPDSFKYYQFVNAETADDFTAYVERCKELSLYDTSVTAEYGDKLLTLSTCEYSRTNGRLVVVAKLINE